Proteins co-encoded in one Candidatus Bathyarchaeia archaeon genomic window:
- a CDS encoding VRR-NUC domain-containing protein, whose amino-acid sequence MPRNSKLEDPVADRLRSEGWTVLNTNLGFPDLFCVIRVSSERVPQIMLVEVKGGDDSLKPEQREAIQQLERLGIAVKVERIPRPNHKKKHYTGRFSKETLQRMSKAQKKRQTREHRVAE is encoded by the coding sequence TTGCCGAGAAACTCCAAACTCGAAGATCCTGTCGCAGACAGGCTCAGATCTGAAGGCTGGACTGTCCTTAATACCAATCTTGGGTTCCCTGATCTATTCTGCGTGATTCGTGTTAGCAGCGAGAGAGTCCCTCAGATAATGCTCGTCGAAGTGAAGGGGGGAGACGACTCCCTTAAGCCTGAGCAGAGGGAAGCTATTCAGCAGCTCGAGAGATTGGGGATTGCAGTCAAGGTCGAGAGAATCCCAAGACCGAACCACAAGAAGAAGCACTACACGGGTCGATTTTCAAAGGAGACCCTACAGAGAATGAGCAAGGCTCAAAAAAAGAGGCAGACTCGTGAGCACAGGGTTGCAGAATGA